A part of Botrytis cinerea B05.10 chromosome 2, complete sequence genomic DNA contains:
- the Bcpks18 gene encoding Bcpks18, protein MNLQHSTLVFGPQTNSFDAAHLSTVRNSLISNKRLKPFHKAVTELSDFLPTLLAHDSSLQKLPAVEYCTFLTQWLETGALPPGPMNRDLPNMVCTPLTVIIHVVQFFNYLETHYEPVHAYDNLLASATPIGAQGFCTGFLTAAAVTCASDEDTLVKLCSNALRLALCIGAYVDLDQSNAGGNWTTAIMVSWSERNKPVCDVHEFLKDFPEAYVSVISDRTKITITLPQKLCDSISKALLDQGYSVIPLAVFGRFHSSVQTHVCQKLMQLCASTESLQLPQAESLRTALRAGEDGQEILEGSLHEIALVSLLSRQSKWYATISNTVAQLDASQKRHVLQVGFVDCIPSRLVREFDLKVVKLSKFLPDHGSQTVPTSVQKDILPSHLPKEHVYPKHSIAVVGYSCKFPGANSPEEFWDILTEGKSLLRTIPEGRFPVGGLRRSSKQPFYGNFVDDIDAFDHKFFQKSPREAASMDPQQRFLLECSYNALLSSGYFGRQLISGDKGGNEQNDVGCFFGVCGSDYNDNIASHPPNAFSSLGSLRAFLSGKVSHFFGFTGPSVIYDTACSSSAVAIDAACKSLQAGDCSAALAGGVSLYTSPYFYENLGAASFLSPTGATKPFDAEADGYCRGEGVGIVVLKRLENAITDGDPILGVIAGSAVNQSMNSTSITVPNLESQSVLFEKVAALAGSSPSEFTYVEAHGTGTPVGDPIEINAIRKVFGGAHRSIPLHVASVKGNIGHLEGASGVASLIKVLLMMKHKSIPKQANHLSLNPKIRALEPDKIKIPLQTTPWEADLRIASINNYGASGSNASIVVVEPPSQAFKPCLLNGPESLPITAKYPIRVSANCPRNLAAYCDRLKAQIPQLCQNSITLRDLSYGLAETQNWNFSNIFTAAVSDLSELDNALINIAEGCLIVPQKVKPVILCFGGQTSAAASVDRNLYNQSTLFRRHVDHCDEVLRSLGRNSIFPSIFDSSPDPSTMNLHSKLFVLQYSAAKMWLDSGIQISAMIGHSFGQLTALTVAGSLSLEDGLKLVVGRAELVEKLWGHDNGSMLAVETDRDTLDKFIDLMRKQGPKFEVEVACYNGPTSFVLVGTHLAIAKVEETLKNNAVEFSSLKARKLDVTHGYHSALTDAILPEYMQIMKGLKFSEPKIHVETCSENDAWLLPSPELVVEHTRTGVYFGNAVERINQRLGCCTWLDVGSGSAITKMARRALKSGKTSSVQLHQFLDIKLDNERVLDQLTNTTLELWKSGSKVHFWLHHRCEKDSYKRIDLPPYQFEKARHWLEWKEAQTAIPLPSIPKDYSINRPNSMLSFVKFHDKDRSHIEFRINVQEQGYQKFITGHAVLGQPLCPAPLYMELASSAILILENYKLYQDAPMLPQVQDLEIKAPLGKALDKSVALIILKADGESWLFEFSSQSPTIRRNSSQPVIHATGKILLRDTFPTSTLRTERLIPHTRLTAIQSDAKAKKLQGRQVYDRFSRAVTYSEMYKGVRDVYARDHEIVGKVRLPKESQLFGLGRKTIIDPIALDNFIQIAGLHVNCLIPINDNEVNVCVKISDLEFHKELSASDGHSGWTVFSTYSTIGPREVENDIYVFDSKSHKLVLTIFGAMFMRVNINSLTKTLSKANARSTIVIDEPRITFDDLEAEKLKVSTLMEDEGYRSMNNTIIHSEEEDNEEISPIPAGPNPISRLKQLLIEHLDLPEGSVKPEMNLVDEGLDSLLAIELGNDISKTFGVGNIALDEFQTFGELCIAVFGKGVKPVKADIKKNNIDVKALTSSLKKIEDPIMIGKFATETLFLEDSSFLKGSQLAFDKGRREFDAFAKKTGFNDFWEKVYPLQKKLVLSYVVEAFVKLGCLIPSMVPGEVLSSIDFLPKHQKLVSQLHNILEDGDLIKSGGGRFLRTNVPVDTTPSSQLYEEILTEAPFFHLEHRVLHVTGSNLADCLTGKADPVQLLFGKRENKTLLEEWYATAPAPAAITAHLTHFLHQALSVHSGIVKILEIGGGTGGTTKHMIDFLTSNDIPFEYTFSDISPMFVNAAKKKFSKYPNVTVTTLDIEKPVSENMQSKFHIVLSTNCIHATKDISNSTAHIRDMLLPNGFCSLVEFTRNIFWFDLVFGLLDGWWFFEDGRTHVLADEWFWESSMKAAGFGHVSWTHSSSAESRTVRIITGFLEPPERTSFVPKRPRKSFKYESLEYKITGECKLFADVYYDSSAAKNDIKRPVALMIHGGGHTLYSRKDVNLKHIRLLQDNGFIPVSIDYRFIPEVPLREGAMSDVCDALAWARNTLPSISLENCPQQKVDGSRVVVLGWSTGGTLAMSSAFTSLEQGTQPPEAILAFYCPTNYDDEWWKTPIFPKMSISDPSTPYNLLEGVQNTPVTSYTPTTSTGASTQLFSLQDPRTRFILHMNWRAQALPILINGLPSLSTSQTTSSSSLPITFYENLPMPSPSQIARISPYSHIVSSHYKTPTFLIHGTEDDLIPWQQSQKTYEALKERGVEAGIEILEGSGHLFDLTRDRGGDEAVRVVEKGVEFLKRFV, encoded by the exons ATGAATCTTCAACACTCGACACTAGTCTTCGGACCACAAACGAATTCCTTTGACGCGGCCCATCTCTCCACCGTGAGAAACTCTTTGATTTCTAACAAACGCCTAAAGCCATTCCACAAAGCCGTTACGGAGCTTTCCGACTTCTTGCCAACACTACTCGCGCATGATTCTTCTCTACAGAAACTACCTGCGGTAGAATACTGCACCTTCCTAACACAATGGCTGGAAACCGGTGCATTACCACCAGGGCCAATGAATCGGGATTTGCCGAACATGGTTTGCACGCCCCTCACAGTCATCATTCACGTTGTGCAGTTTTTCAACTATCTCGAGACCCACTATGAGCCTGTTCACGCATATGATAATCTCCTTGCATCTGCGACTCCGATTGGGGCCCAGGGGTTCTGTACTGGGTTTTTGACCGCAGCCGCTGTGACATGTGCTTCGGATGAGGACACTTTAGTCAAACTGTGCTCAAATGCATTGCGACTTGCTCTTTGCATAGGCGCTTATGTTGATCTAGATCAGTCCAACGCGGGAGGGAACTGGACAACGGCTATTATGGTGTCTTGGAGTGAGAGGAATAAACCTGTTTGCGATGTTCACGAGTTCTTGAAGGATTTTCCAGAA GCTTATGTTTCTGTTATCTCTGACAGAACCAAAATCACGATAACACTTCCCCAGAAACTTTGTGAttccatatcaaaagctttgcTAGATCAAGGCTATAGTGTGATACCATTGGCTGTCTTTGGTCGTTTCCATTCATCTGTTCAGACACATGTCTGTCAGAAACTTATGCAACTATGTGCATCAACAGAATCTTTACAACTTCCCCAGGCAGAAAGTCTTCGGACCGCGTTGAGAGCGGGTGAGGATGGACAAGAGATACTTGAAGGATCGCTTCATGAGATAGCACTTGTTTCGCTGCTTTCGAGACAATCGAAATGGTATGCGACCATCTCAAACACAGTTGCTCAATTGGATGCAAGTCAAAAGAGACACGTACTTCAAGTAGGGTTTGTCGACTGCATTCCAAGCCGGCTTGTTCGTGAATTTGATCTCAAAGTCGTGAAACTTAGCAAGTTCCTTCCTGATCACGGATCCCAGACTGTTCCTACTTCTGTACAGAAAGATATTTTGCCATCTCATCTACCGAAAGAACATGTCTATCCCAAACACTCAATTGCAGTGGTTGGGTACTCATGCAAATTTCCTGGAGCAAATTCGCCCGAAGAATTTTGGGATATCTTGACTGAAGGCAAGTCATTACTTCGAACGATACCAGAGGGTAGATTCCCTGTCGGAGGTCTGAGAAGATCTTCGAAACAGCCATTCTATGGCAATTTcgttgatgatattgatgcatTTGATCACAAATTTTTCCAAAAATCTCCTCGAGAGGCGGCGTCGATGGATCCACAGCAGAGGTTCTTGCTTGAATGTTCCTACAATGCTCTCTTATCTAGTGGATATTTTGGCCGGCAATTAATTTCTGGAGACAAAGGAGGCAACGAACAAAATGATGTTGGGTGTTTCTTCGGAGTTTGCGGTTCTGACTACAACGATAATATTGCTTCACATCCGCCAAATGCCTTCTCATCTTTAGGTAGCTTACGAGCATTTCTCAGTGGAAAAGTCAGTCATTTCTTTGGTTTCACAGGGCCTTCAGTGATCTACGACACGGCTTGCTCTTCTTCAGCTGTTGCAATTGACGCCGCATGCAAATCTCTGCAGGCCGGAGACTGTTCAGCGGCTCTAGCAGGAGGTGTTTCCCTATACACTAGTCCATACTTCTACGAAAATTTGGGGGCCGCGTCATTTTTAAGTCCGACCGGCGCTACAAAGCCGTTTGATGCGGAAGCCGATGGATATTGTAGAGGAGAAGGTGTGGGAATAGTTGTGTTAAAACGATTGGAGAATGCGATTACAGATGGTGACCCTATATTAGGAGTCATTGCTGGATCTGCTGTGAATCAGAGTATGAATTCAACGAGTATCACGGTGCCAAATTTGGAATCTCAGTCTGTGTTGTTTGAAAAGGTAGCAGCACTTGCAGGCTCCAGTCCATCGGAATTCACATATGTCGAAGCTCATGGGACAGGTACTCCTGTCGG AGATCCAATAGAAATAAATGCAATCCGCAAAGTATTTGGCGGAGCACACCGATCGATACCATTACATGTGGCATCGGTAAAAGGCAATATTGGTCATCTGGAAGGTGCCTCAGGTGTTGCATCATTAATCAAGGTCCTTCTAATGATGAAGCACAAATCGATACCAAAACAAGCGAACCACTTGTCCTTGAATCCAAAAATAAGAGCTTTAGAACCAgacaaaattaaaattccGCTCCAGACAACACCATGGGAAGCTGATCTCCGTATTGCCAGCATCAACAACTATGGTGCATCTGGGAGCAACGCATCTATAGTCGTGGTTGAACCACCGTCCCAAGCGTTCAAGCCTTGTCTTCTCAACGGCCCAGAGAGTTTGCCTATTACAGCTAAATATCCTATCAGGGTATCTGCAAATTGTCCACGAAATTTGGCAGCCTATTGCGATCGTCTGAAAGCCCAAATTCCCCAACTCTGTCAGAATTCTATTACTTTGCGTGATCTCTCTTATGGCCTAGCAGAAACTCAGAACTGGAATTTCTCCAACATTTTCACGGCGGCAGTCTCGGACCTTAGCGAACTAGACAACGCGCTGATAAATATAGCGGAAGGCTGCTTAATCGTCCCTCAGAAGGTTAAGCCGGTGATATTGTGCTTCGGTGGACAGACAAGTGCTGCAGCTTCCGTGGATCGAAATCtatacaatcaatcaacactCTTCCGTCGTCATGTCGATCATTGTGATGAGGTTCTGCGGTCCCTAGGAAGGAACTCCATATTCCCTAGCATCTTCGACTCCAGTCCTGATCCCAGCACAATGAATCTTCACTCTAAATTGTTCGTCCTGCAATACAGCGCTGCTAAGATGTGGCTAGATTCCGGTATCCAAATTAGCGCGATGATCGGCCATAGCTTTGGACAATTGACAGCGTTAACAGTTGCAGGGTCTCTCTCTCTGGAGGATGGATTGAAGCTTGTTGTTGGTCGCGCTGAATTGGTCGAGAAGTTGTGGGGCCATGATAATGGTTCTATGTTGGCTGTCGAAACAGATCGAGATACTCTGGATAAGTTTATTGACTTGATGAGAAAGCAAGGACCCAAATTTGAAGTCGAGGTTGCTTGTTACAACGGTCCGACAAGCTTTGTGTTGGTCGGTACCCATCTCGCTATTGCGAAGGTCGAAGAAACCCTTAAAAATAATGCAGTGGAGTTTTCGTCACTCAAAGCAAGGAAATTGGATGTTACCCATGGATATCACTCCGCATTGACCGATGCTATTCTACCTGAGTACATGCAAATTATGAAAGGTTTGAAATTCAGCGAACCCAAGATTCACGTCGAAACATGCTCTGAAAATGATGCATGGTTACTTCCTAGTCCCGAACTGGTTGTCGAACACACGAGAACAGGAGTCTACTTTGGCAATGCAGTTGAACGGATTAATCAAAGACTCGGTTGTTGCACATGGTTAGACGTTGGTTCTGGGTCAGCCATCACCAAAATGGCTAGGAGAGCGCTCAAGTCGGGAAAAACATCCAGTGTTCAGTTACACCAGTTCTTGGATATCAAACTAGACAACGAAAGAGTCTTAGATCAATTGACAAATACGACTCTTGAACTTTGGAAATCTGGGAGTAAAGTCCACTTTTGGCTTCATCATCGTTGCGAGAAAGACAGCTACAAAAGAATTGATCTGCCTCCTTACCAATTTGAGAAGGCACGTCATTGgttggaatggaaagaagctCAGACCGCCATACCTCTACCGTCAATACCGAAAGACTATTCCATTAATCGACCAAATTCCATGCTATCATTTGTAAAGTTCCATGACAAAGATAGGAGTCATATTGAATTTCGGATCAACGTACAGGAGCaaggatatcaaaaattTATTACCGGTCATGCAGTTCTTGGGCAACCTCTTTGCCCTGCCCCTCTCTACATGGAACTTGCATCCTCTGCGATTCTAATTCTTGAAAACTACAAATTATATCAAGACGCTCCTATGCTTCCCCAAGTACAAGACCTTGAGATCAAAGCTCCTTTGGGTAAAGCACTTGATAAATCAGTGGCCTTAATAATTCTCAAAGCAGATGGCGAATCTTGGCTATTCGAGTTTTCAAGCCAAAGTCCGACAATCAGGAGAAACTCATCTCAGCCAGTGATACATGCTACTGGTAAGATATTACTACGAGATACTTTCCCAACAAGCACTTTACGAACGGAAAGATTGATACCACATACTCGCCTCACGGCTATCCAATCAGATGCCAAGGCGAAAAAGCTTCAAGGAAGGCAGGTATATGACAGGTTTTCTCGGGCAGTAACATATTCCGAAATGTATAAAGGTGTAAGGGATGTCTATGCAAGGGACCACGAAATTGTCGGAAAAGTTAGGTTGCCAAAAGAGAGTCAGCTCTTCGGCTTAGGACGCAAGACCATAATTGACCCAATTGCTTTGGACAACTTCATTCAAATAGCCGGTCTCCATGTCAATTGTCTTATTCCCATCAACGATAATGAAGTCAACGTCTGTGTAAAGATATCTGATCTCGAATTTCACAAAGAATTGAGTGCATCAGATGGACATTCCGGGTGGACGGTCTTTTCAACATATTCGACAATTGGACCAAGAGAAGTAGAGAATGATATCTATGTCTTCGACTCAAAGAGCCATAAGCTGGTTTTAACGATTTTTGGCGCCATGTTCATGAGAGTCAATATTAATTCGTTAACCAAGACATTATCCAAAGCAAATGCTCGCAGCACTATTGTCATTGATGAACCTCGGATCacatttgatgatttggaggcagaaaaattgaaagtctCGACACTTATGGAAGACGAAGGCTACAGATCCATGAATAATACGATAATTCActccgaggaagaagataatGAAGAAATATCACCAATACCAGCAGGTCCCAATCCAATTTCTCGGCTGAAACAATTATTGATAGAGCATTTAGATCTCCCCGAGGGTAGTGTGAAGCCAGAAATGAATCTAGTAGATGAAGGATTAGATTCTTTGCTGGCTATCGAGCTTGGCAACGATATCAGTAAAACTTTTGGTGTAGGAAATATCGCACTGGATGAGTTTCAGACTTTCGGGGAGCTTTGTATTGCTGTATTTGGAAAAGGTGTAAAACCAGTCAAGGCGGATATAAAAAAGAACAATATTGATGTCAAGGCCCTGACTTCAAGTCTGAAAAAAATCGAGGACCCTATCATGATTGGGAAATTTGCAACCGAAACCTTGTTTCTGGAAGATTCATCTTTCCTCAAAGGATCGCAGTTAGCATTTGACAAAGGTCGCCGTGAGTTTGATGCGTTTGCGAAGAAGACAGGTTTCAATGATTTTTGGGAGAAAGTTTATCCTTTGCAGAAGAAACTAGTCCTATCTTATGTTGTGGAGGCCTTTGTTAAGCTCGGGTGTCTCATTCCATCGATGGTTCCCGGTGAAGTTCTTTCGTCGATCGATTTCCtaccaaaacatcaaaaattAGTGTCGCAGTTGCACAACATATTGGAAGATGGCGATTTGATAAAGAGTGGTGGAGGAAGATTTCTGCGAACTAACGTTCCCGTCGACACTACTCCATCTTCTCAACTGTATGAAGAAATTTTGACAGAAGCACCATTCTTCCACCTCGAACACCGTGTTCTCCACGTCACCGGCTCCAATCTTGCAGATTGTCTTACAGGGAAAGCAGATCCCGTACAACTCCTCTTCGGAAAAAGAGAGAACAAAACGCTTCTGGAAGAATGGTACGCGACCGCTCCAGCCCCAGCGGCCATCACAGCTCATCTCACACATTTCCTTCACCAAGCTCTGTCCGTCCATTCCGGGATCGTTAAGATTCTTGAAATCGGTGGTGGAACTGGAGGAACAACAAAACACATGATAGATTTTCTCACTTCCAATGACATTCCTTTCGAATACACATTCTCCGACATCTCCCCCATGTTTGTTAATGCTGCCAAGaaaaaattctcaaaatatccaAATGTCACTGTTACAACTTTAGATATCGAAAAGCCTGTCTCTGAAAATATGCAGAGCAAGTTTCACATAGTTTTATCCACGAACTGTATTCATGCCACCAAAGACATCTCAAATTCCACAGCACATATCCGCGATATGCTCCTGCCTAACGGCTTCTGCTCACTAGTCGAATTCACCCGTAACATATTCTGGTTTGATTTGGTATTTGGACTCCTAGACGGCTGGTGGTTTTTCGAAGACGGGCGAACCCATGTTTTGGCCGATGAATGGTTTTGGGAATCGAGTATGAAAGCAGCTGGATTCGGACATGTTTCGTGGACACATAGTTCTAGTGCTGAATCGCGGACTGTCAGGATTATTACAGGATTTCTTGAGCCCCCCGAGCGTACGAGTTTTGTTCCCAAGAGGCCGAGGAAAAGTTTCAAGTACGAATCGCTGGAGTATAAGATTACTGGGGAGTGTAAACTTTTTGCGGATGTTTATTATGATTCTAGTGCTGCGAAGAATGACATTAAGAGACCTGTTG CTCTTATGATCCACGGTGGAGGCCATACCTTATACAGCCGAAAGGATGTTAATCTAAAGCACATTCGACTGCTCCAAGACAACGGATTTATCCCAGTCAGCATTGACTATCGATTTATACCCGAGGTACCACTCCGCGAAGGAGCTATGTCCGATGTTTGTGATGCTCTGGCATGGGCCCGGAATACATTACCATCCATCAGTCTAGAAAATTGTCCTCAACAAAAGGTAGACGGCAGTAGAGTAGTTGTACTTGGATGGTCTACCGGTGGTACACTCGCCATGTCTAGCGCCTTTACATCTCTCGAACAAGGGACTCAACCACCCGAAGCTATTCTAGCATTTTACTGTCCTACGAATTATGACGATGAAT GGTGGAAAACTCCCATTTTCCCAAAAATGTCCATTTCCGATCCTTCAACACCTTATAATCTTCTCGAGGGCGTACAGAACACCCCGGTTACAAGTTATACGCCCACAACCAGCACTGGAGCTTCGACTCAATTGTTTTCTCTACAAGATCCGCGCACCCGCTTTATTTTACATATGAACTGGCGCGCACAAGCATTACCAATCTTGATCAACGGTCTCCCATCGCTTTCCACCTCTCaaacaacttcttcttcctctctccccatcACCTTCTATGAAAACCTCCCCATGCCCTCACCTAGTCAAATTGCACGCATATCACCCTACTCCCATATAGTCTCTTCACACTACAAGACCCCAACATTCCTGATCCATGGTACAGAAGATGATTTAATTCCTTGGCAACAAAGTCAAAAGACATATGAGGCACTAAAAGAAAGGGGAGTTGAGGCAGGCATTGAGATTTTAGAGGGATCGGGacatctttttgatttaacTAGGGATAGGGGTGGTGATGAGGCGGTTAGAGTGGTTGAGAAGGGAGTGGAATTTTTAAAGAGATTTGTGTAA